In the genome of Dethiobacter alkaliphilus AHT 1, the window ATACCTGGCTTGGTGCAATGATACCGGGGGTTTGATTGGTATGGTGAGAATCGATACCAGGGATGATACGGTTGTGCTGGATGCGGCAATTCGCTATCGCATTAATCCATTGGACAGACCTTCCTGTCAGCGGGAATAAAACAGTAAGCCCGGAGCAACTGATATGCTCCGGGCTTTTATCTGCTCATTTGGCATTGGTTTGCCATTGCTTTTTGAATGTTTCATAATTACGTTCCAGAGTACCACAGACTTCTTCCAGCATTTCCTTTTGCTCAAGGACGCGACTTTGCCATAGTTCGGCGGTGAGGTCTGCGTCTTTGGCATTGGTGCGTGCCAGAAACATCTCCGACGTTTCCTCGGGCATTAACTGCCTGGTGGTTTTTTTTAACAAGTAAAGTACATCACGGGCAAACTGATTAAACATGGCTCTGTCTTCCAGCATGTTTTTAATCAGCTCCACTATACGCTGCTCCATGTGGGTTTCTTCCGGATACAGTTCTGAGCGGTGGATGCGCCATCCCGACTTGGTTCCTCCCAGTCGTTCACCTTTAATTTTACCGTTGCGCAGCCAGCGGCGTACCGTTTCCGGGTTCACATTCTTCATTTCAGCAACTTCGGTTACCGTAAAGTATTCCTGCACATGCAGTCCCCCTTTGAAAACACAGAGAGATTCTGACAACATTCTTGCTACAGTCAACAAACTCCCTAATAGCTAAAGAAATTTGATGCTACATCTTTCTACATGTACCATAATTTTTCCTGCTTTTTTGGAATAAATGTTGAATTATGGTGCAAAAACCAAAAAAGACCCTGTAGCGGGTCTTTTTTGGTGAAGTTTATCAGGTTTTGGGGGTAACAAACAGCGTTTGGTGGTGGTCATAGATGACCATCCCCGGTTTTGCTCCTTTGGGTTTGCGCACGTGTTTAACCTGAGTATAATCTACCGGTACATTGGCTGAGGCTGAGGCACGGCTGAAGCGAGCGGCCAGTCGGGCTGCTTCCACCAGGGTTGTTTCCGGCGGGTCCACGTGTTTTATTACCACATGGGCTCCGGGAATGTCTTTGGTATGCAGCCAGATGTGGCCGCCAGAGGCATCTTTTAAAGTAAGGCGGTCATTTTGTTTGTTGTTTCTGCCCACGTAAATATCTATCCCATCCACCGAAACAAAATGCAGCGGGCTGGCCTGAGTGTCGGCTCGTTTCTTTTTCTCCCGCTGTATTTGGATCAGACCTGTCGCTTCCATTTCTTCCCGGATTTCCAGTAGTGCTTCCAGGTCGGCATGTTCAATGGATATCAGAAGTGACTCCAAATAAGCAAGTTCATTGGTTGTTTCCTCTAACCGGCCTTTAAGTATTTTTTCACCGTCTTTTAGTTTTCTGTACTTTTTGAAATAGCGCTGGGCGTTGGCCTGAGCTGAGAGGGCCGGATTCAGAGGGATACTCATGGGCTCCTGGTTTTCAGCATAATAGTTTGGTACTTCTGCCACTTTGCTGCCGCTTGGAATCAGATGGATACTGGCAGTAAGCAACTCGCCAAAGATACGGTAACGGTCAGCGCCTGCCATTTCCAAAAGCTCGGCTTCCTGTAGCCGTTTCTTTTTTTCTGCCCGGGAGACTGCAGACTTGGCCACCTGCAGCAGGCGGCTTTTTAGTTCCTGCTCCCGCCGGCTGTGGCGGCGCTCCTGAAAGAAAACATCCAGTCCTTCATTGACGGAAGGATAGCAGGTCAGATAATCGGCCGGAATTCGCTTTAACATAAGGGGAGCAAAAAACGGTTTCTTGCCGGGCGGTCTGGCTATGCAGCACTGTGTTTTATTATTTTGCAGGTCTTGGGCCAGATTACGTAATTCCACAGTTAGAGCCCGGGCCATTTCCACCGGGTGGGCTGCTTCGCCGCCGGCAGCCCGATAGGCAATTTCCCGGGCCGTTTCCATGCCCACTCCCATTACAGAGGAAACCACTGCACGTTCCGGGGGTAGCTCATCCAGATTAATAAGTTTTTCCGCCAAAGCCTCTTCAGTAAGGGAAAAAAGATCCAGTTTATCCTGTTGAGGCGGTTCGATATAAGGCTCTCCCGGCATAACTGCCCGGTGCCTGCTCATGGCCTCGGTAACAATTTTTGCTGCTCCCAGAATCTGCGGGCCCCCTTCATGGGGCATGGTAAGAATCAGGTTGGAATGCTTACCCATAATTTCGCAGATTAATGACTTTTTGGCCTGATTACCAAAATCATCATAGGAACGGAAGGTGAGGACCAGAATACGCTCCAGTCCCACCTGTTCTACACTCAAGAGCCGCGCACCGCTTAAATGCTTGCGCAGCAGCATGCAAAAAGGCGGGGCCACCGGCGGGTTGTCCGGTTTGTGGGTGGCAAGGTGGACACGGGGAAAAGAGGAATCGGCACTACAGGTTAATAAATAACTATTTTCCCTGGTGCGCATATGCAGGGTAATCTCCAGCGCCTGTGGCTGAGATATTTTATCGATACGGGCGCCGTCCAGTTTCTTGCTTAGTTCACTGCAGACAGCGGCCATGGTAATACCGTCGTAAGACATTGCTACACCTCCGTACATTGCTTTTTCAGTATATCAGCACTGTCGGCAGAATGGCAACTGTTGCCGCGATTTCTCTTTTGTGAGTCTTTTTTTATGCCTGATGCAATATACATGGCTAAGGGAAAATTGTCCTAGATGAGGTGATACAAATGAGTCAACTCCCTTGGTCCAGTATGTCTTTTAATGATACCACCCGGCATTTCCAGACCAGGCCCGAAAGCGGCCTTTCATCAAAGGAGGCAGCCGGCAGGCTGGAGAAAAACGGCCATAATGTGTTGGCGCAGGCCAAAAAAGTCTCACCTGTAATTTTATTTTTGTACCAGTTCCGTGATTTTATGGTGCTGGTGCTTTTGGCCGCCACACTGCTGTCTGCTGCCCTGGGGGAATATACCGATGCCATTGTGATTATAGGCATTGTCATTGTTAATGCCATCCTGGGATTTGTTCAGGAATATCGGGCGGAACAATCGCTGGAAGCCCTGCGCGGCATGACGGCGCCCACGGCCCGGACGGTGCGTGACGGCGTGCGGCGGGAGATACCCGCAGAAGAGTTGGTACCCGGAGACTTGGTGATTCTGGAGGCCGGTGACAGAATTCCTGCGGATATTCGTCTGGGAGAAGTTCGCCAACTGGCGGTGAATGAAGCACCGCTGACCGGGGAATCGGAGCCGGTGGTTAAGCAGGTTGAAGCGCTGGAGGACTCCGGTGCATCTTTGGGAGACAGGTTTAACATGGCCTTCATGGGGACACTGGCTGTCAGCGGCAGGGCCAGCGGTATTGTGGTGGCAACGGGGATGAAGACGGAAATGGGGCGTGTGGCGGACCTGATACAGGGCGCTGAAGAGATGGCCACACCGCTGCAGAAGCGCTTGGAGCAGATGGGACACTATCTGGTTGGTATTTGTGTGCTTGTCTGTGCACTGGTTGTACTTTTGGGCCTGTCTCAGGGCCTGCCGCCATACAAAATGTTTATGGCCGGGATTTCCCTGGCGGTGGCGGCTATTCCCGAAGGATTACCCGCTGTGGTAACCATAGCGCTGGCCATAGGTGTGCAGCGCATGGTGAGAAAAAACGCCATTGTCCGGCGACTGCCTGCGGTGGAGACACTGGGCTGCGCCACCGTTATCTGCTCCGATAAGACGGGGACATTAACGCAGAACAAGATGAATGTCCGGGAACTGTGGACTGCGGGACAGAGTTATCAGGTTGAGGGCGATGGTTATTCACCTCAGGGAGAGTTTCTGGCCGGCAAACAAAGTATTAAACCAGAGCAGGATCCGGCGCTGCTTTTGGCCCTCACCGTGGCCGCATTATGTAACAATGCTGAATTGCGCAAAGGCCCCGTTGAAATAAAGCCCATGTGGCGCAGCCGCAGTAGGGCACAATGGTCCGTTGACGGAGATCCCACCGAAGGGGCGCTACTGGTGGCCGCTGCCCGGGCCGGATTGTGGAGGCAGGATTTGGAGCGCCAGATTACCAGGCAGGGTGAAATACCTTTTGATGGGACCCGGAAAAGAATGTCGGTTCTGTATTCAGGTGCTAAAGGGCCGGTACTGTATATGAAAGGGGCTCCGGAAACGGTGCTGGCACGGTGCAGCCAGATTTATCTTGACGGCAAAGTGGTTAAACTGACCCAGTCGTTGCGCCAGAAGGTAATGGTACAAAATGAAACCATGGCAGGCATGGCCCTGCGAAATTTGGCCATGGCTTATAAGCCTCTTCCCCATACCAGAGCAGAAATTTCCGAATCCATGGAGGAAGACCTGATTTTTGTGGGCCTTTTTGGGATGATGGATCCTCCCCGGCCGGAAGTGCTTCCCGCCATTAAGAAATGCCATACAGCGGGAATCAAAACGGTTATGATTACAGGAGATCATAAAACCACCGCCATGGCCATCGCCCGGATGCTGCGCATGCTGCCGGATAAAGGTAACGTTCTGACCGGGGCGGAGCTGGATAAGATAAGTGATAACAAGCTGGAACAAATGGTGGAGAGTACTTATGTCTATGCCCGGGTGACTCCGGAGCATAAACTGCGGATTGTCCGGGCCCTGAAACGTTGCGGCCATATTGTGGGTATGACCGGAGACGGGGTCAATGACGCGCCGGCGGTGAAAGAAGCGGATATCGGTATAGCCATGGGTAATACCGGCACCGATGTAACCCGGGAAGCGGCGGCATTGGTGTTGGCCGACGATAATTTCACCACCATTGTGGGTGCGGTGGAAGAAGGCCGCAGTATTTATGATAATATTCGGAAATTTATCCGTTTTCTCCTGGCCTGTAACACCGGGGAAATACTCACCATGTTGGTGGCCATGTTGATGGGGCTGCCTCTGCCGCTGCGTGCCATTCAGATTTTATGGATTAACCTGGTGACCGACGGCTTGCCGGCCATGGCCCTTGGTGTGGATCCGGTGGAAAAAGGCGTTATGGAGCGCCAGCCCCGTTCTCCCCGGGAAGGAATCTTTTCTCAGGGGCTTTGGCAAAAGATTGTGGGGCGCGGCACACTGATTGGACTGACCACGGTGGCGGTATTTGCCTGGTCCCTGGAGCAGGGCATGGAGCTGGAGGCGGCAAGAACCATGGCTTTTGCCACTCTGATTGTGGCACAGCTAATCTATGTTTTTGATTGCCGCAGTGAACGTAGCTACTTTTGGCAGGTGGGGTTGTTTTCTAATCCCTGGCTTATTGCCGCAGTCCTGTCATCCTTTGGATTGCTCCTGGTGGTTATGTACCATCCTATGCTGGCAGAGGTGTTTACCACCGTACCCCTGCAGATGGAGCAGTGGGCCATTATCTTTGGCGCTTCCGTTTTTCCCACCATCTTAAATTATGCTCTCAGTATCGGCAAAGCATTGATATTTCCGCGGGCGGCCGCCGCGAAAAAATAAGCTTTATTTGCCAATATATATCTATATCTGGTAAAATGTAACCTGAAAATGATAATAGCAAGCTAAAGAGAGGGATTCTGTATGATACGAAGCATGACCGGCTATGGCCAGGCCGACAGCGCCCCTGATGAAAGCATCAGGTTTAAAGTGGAAATGCGTTCTGTAAATCATCGTTACCTGGACGTTTCCATCCGCATGCCCCGGGAAATTCAGTCCCTGGAAGACCGTGTGCGCCGCAGTGTGCAAAAGCGAGTCAGCCGCGGCAGGGTGGATGTGTTTATTAACTGGAAACTGGATTCGGCAGATGCGGTCAGTGTTACGGTGGACCGTGGACTGGTGTTGGCTTATCAGCAAGCATTAACGGAAATGTCGGAGGTTTGTTCTCTGGACGAGAAGCCGGGGCTTGATTTATTGTCCCGGTTTCCCGATGTTTTGCGCGTGGAAAAAGAACAGACCGATGCCGATGAAATCTGGCAGCAGTTGGAACCGGTGCTATTGCGGGCCATCGACGGCCTGCTGTCACAGCGCAGGGAGGAAGGAGAGCGGCTGGCGGCAGATTTTCGCAAAAGGCTGGATGCGGTGGAAGAGACTTCTAAGCAGGTGGAAAAACGGGCACCTTCTGTGGTGGAGGAATACCGTAACAAACTGCAGGACAGGCTTAACGAGTATCTGGGTCAGGCTGAAATGGACCCGGCCCGTGTGCTGACAGAAGCTGCAGTATTTGCAGACCGCAGCAATGTCACCGAGGAACTGGTGCGCCTTGCCAGTCATCTAACCGCTTTTCGTGAAACACTGCAGACAGAAGAGCCGGTGGGGCGTAAACTGGATTTTCTGACCCAGGAGCTGTTTCGGGAAATTAACACCATTGGCTCCAAAGCAAATGACTATGAAATTGCCAGCTTGGTGGTGAATATGAAAACGGAGTTGGAAAAAATCCGTGAGCAGGTACAAAATATCGAATAAGCTCAATATCGTTAATTAGATTTGCCTCTTGCATTTTTTCCCGCATTTCCGTTATACTATTACCATAGTTAACCTAATTGACAGCAGGATATAGATACCAGATCATAAGGAGGTTCTCTACTTGCAAATCAAGCTGATTAATATTGGGTTTGGCAATATTGTCTCCGCTAACCGTATTATTGCTATTGTAAGCCCGGAATCCGCCCCTATCAAACGGGTGATTACCGAGGCGCGAGACCGGGGTATGCTCATTGACGCTACATACGGACGCAGAACCCGTGCTGTGATTATTGCCGACAGTGGACATGTGGTGCTCTCTGCGGTACAGCCGGAAACAGTTAAACACAGATTACACACTAAAGAAGCCAGCGCTGTAGAAGAAGAAGAATAACACCGGAGGGGGACCAATTGACCAGACAGGGATTACTGATTGTCATCTCCGGCCCTTCAGGCGCGGGGAAAGGTACGGTTTGCAGGGCTCTGCTGGAAAAATGTCCGGAATTGGTCCTATCCGTGTCCAAGACAACACGACAACCCCGTGCCGGTGAAGAGGACGGGGTCAACTATTTTTTTGTCAGCCGTGAGGATTTTGAAGATTCCATTGCCAACGGGGATTTTCTGGAATATGCATACGTGTACGGCCAGTATTACGGAACACCGCGCAGTACGGTGGAAAATCTGTTAAATGACGGCCGCGATGTGATTTTGGAAATTGATACCCAGGGGGCAATGAAAGTAATGGAGGCCTTTTCTGCCGGCATCTTCATATTCCTGATGCCGCCTTCGGGAGAAGAATTGCGTTCTCGCATTATAAACCGCGGTACAGAGTCGGAAGAAAGTCTTAACCGCCGCCTGTCTGCCGCGGCCAATGAAGTTTCACTGGCACCCAAATACGATTACATTGTGGTTAATGATCGGGTGGAAAGTGCCCGGGATAAGATTGCGGCCATTATTCAGGCAGAGAAACTGCAGGTATCACGGAACAGCGACCTGATTGAGGCCATTGCCGAGGAGGTTAAATCATGATTTATCCGTCCATTGATACATTAATTAAAAAAGTAGACAGTAAATATACGTTGGTTATTGCAGCAGCCAAACGTGCCAGGATGTTAAACGAGGATGCTCCCCGCCTGATTGATACTAAATCCATTAAGGATGTATCCATCGCGCTGGAAGAGATTGCTGCGGATAAAATCGGCTACGACCGGATTAAGAAACAGGGGGGCTAATATGCTTTCCGACAAAACTATAATTTTAGGTGTAACCGGCGGGATCGCCGCATATAAAGCGGCCGAGCTTTGCCGGCTTTTTGTAAAAGCCGGTGCCAATGTTCGCGTGGTAATGACCGACTCTGCCAAGCAATTTGTTACACCGCTTACCTTTCAGACAGTTAGCGGCAATCGGGTTTACGATGATTTGTTTACCGCTTCCCAACTATATTCCGTAGAACATGTCGGTCTGGCACAAAATGCCGACCTGTTTGTCATTGCCCCGGCCACAGCCAACTGTATCGGTAAAGCCGCCGCCGGAATTGCCGACGATTTGCTTACCACCACTGTGCTGGCGGCAACTTGTCCGGTGATTTTTGCTCCCGCCATGAACACACAGATGTATGAGAATACCATTACCCAACAAAACATTGCCAAACTAATTGAGGCCGGATATCATTTTGCCGAGCCCGAGGCAGGCGAATTGGCCTGCGGCGACAGCGGACGCGGACGCATGGCCTCACCTGCGGCAATTTTTAATCAGGCCTGCGCACTGCTGGGCCCCAAAAATAAGTACCAGGGACTTCATATGGTGGTTACAGCCGGTCCTACCCAGGAACCGCTGGATCCGGTGCGTTATTTCACCAA includes:
- a CDS encoding helix-turn-helix domain-containing protein, with the translated sequence MQEYFTVTEVAEMKNVNPETVRRWLRNGKIKGERLGGTKSGWRIHRSELYPEETHMEQRIVELIKNMLEDRAMFNQFARDVLYLLKKTTRQLMPEETSEMFLARTNAKDADLTAELWQSRVLEQKEMLEEVCGTLERNYETFKKQWQTNAK
- a CDS encoding Rqc2 family fibronectin-binding protein, whose product is MSYDGITMAAVCSELSKKLDGARIDKISQPQALEITLHMRTRENSYLLTCSADSSFPRVHLATHKPDNPPVAPPFCMLLRKHLSGARLLSVEQVGLERILVLTFRSYDDFGNQAKKSLICEIMGKHSNLILTMPHEGGPQILGAAKIVTEAMSRHRAVMPGEPYIEPPQQDKLDLFSLTEEALAEKLINLDELPPERAVVSSVMGVGMETAREIAYRAAGGEAAHPVEMARALTVELRNLAQDLQNNKTQCCIARPPGKKPFFAPLMLKRIPADYLTCYPSVNEGLDVFFQERRHSRREQELKSRLLQVAKSAVSRAEKKKRLQEAELLEMAGADRYRIFGELLTASIHLIPSGSKVAEVPNYYAENQEPMSIPLNPALSAQANAQRYFKKYRKLKDGEKILKGRLEETTNELAYLESLLISIEHADLEALLEIREEMEATGLIQIQREKKKRADTQASPLHFVSVDGIDIYVGRNNKQNDRLTLKDASGGHIWLHTKDIPGAHVVIKHVDPPETTLVEAARLAARFSRASASANVPVDYTQVKHVRKPKGAKPGMVIYDHHQTLFVTPKT
- a CDS encoding calcium-translocating P-type ATPase, SERCA-type, giving the protein MSQLPWSSMSFNDTTRHFQTRPESGLSSKEAAGRLEKNGHNVLAQAKKVSPVILFLYQFRDFMVLVLLAATLLSAALGEYTDAIVIIGIVIVNAILGFVQEYRAEQSLEALRGMTAPTARTVRDGVRREIPAEELVPGDLVILEAGDRIPADIRLGEVRQLAVNEAPLTGESEPVVKQVEALEDSGASLGDRFNMAFMGTLAVSGRASGIVVATGMKTEMGRVADLIQGAEEMATPLQKRLEQMGHYLVGICVLVCALVVLLGLSQGLPPYKMFMAGISLAVAAIPEGLPAVVTIALAIGVQRMVRKNAIVRRLPAVETLGCATVICSDKTGTLTQNKMNVRELWTAGQSYQVEGDGYSPQGEFLAGKQSIKPEQDPALLLALTVAALCNNAELRKGPVEIKPMWRSRSRAQWSVDGDPTEGALLVAAARAGLWRQDLERQITRQGEIPFDGTRKRMSVLYSGAKGPVLYMKGAPETVLARCSQIYLDGKVVKLTQSLRQKVMVQNETMAGMALRNLAMAYKPLPHTRAEISESMEEDLIFVGLFGMMDPPRPEVLPAIKKCHTAGIKTVMITGDHKTTAMAIARMLRMLPDKGNVLTGAELDKISDNKLEQMVESTYVYARVTPEHKLRIVRALKRCGHIVGMTGDGVNDAPAVKEADIGIAMGNTGTDVTREAAALVLADDNFTTIVGAVEEGRSIYDNIRKFIRFLLACNTGEILTMLVAMLMGLPLPLRAIQILWINLVTDGLPAMALGVDPVEKGVMERQPRSPREGIFSQGLWQKIVGRGTLIGLTTVAVFAWSLEQGMELEAARTMAFATLIVAQLIYVFDCRSERSYFWQVGLFSNPWLIAAVLSSFGLLLVVMYHPMLAEVFTTVPLQMEQWAIIFGASVFPTILNYALSIGKALIFPRAAAAKK
- a CDS encoding YicC/YloC family endoribonuclease — encoded protein: MIRSMTGYGQADSAPDESIRFKVEMRSVNHRYLDVSIRMPREIQSLEDRVRRSVQKRVSRGRVDVFINWKLDSADAVSVTVDRGLVLAYQQALTEMSEVCSLDEKPGLDLLSRFPDVLRVEKEQTDADEIWQQLEPVLLRAIDGLLSQRREEGERLAADFRKRLDAVEETSKQVEKRAPSVVEEYRNKLQDRLNEYLGQAEMDPARVLTEAAVFADRSNVTEELVRLASHLTAFRETLQTEEPVGRKLDFLTQELFREINTIGSKANDYEIASLVVNMKTELEKIREQVQNIE
- the remA gene encoding extracellular matrix/biofilm regulator RemA, which encodes MQIKLINIGFGNIVSANRIIAIVSPESAPIKRVITEARDRGMLIDATYGRRTRAVIIADSGHVVLSAVQPETVKHRLHTKEASAVEEEE
- the gmk gene encoding guanylate kinase; translated protein: MTRQGLLIVISGPSGAGKGTVCRALLEKCPELVLSVSKTTRQPRAGEEDGVNYFFVSREDFEDSIANGDFLEYAYVYGQYYGTPRSTVENLLNDGRDVILEIDTQGAMKVMEAFSAGIFIFLMPPSGEELRSRIINRGTESEESLNRRLSAAANEVSLAPKYDYIVVNDRVESARDKIAAIIQAEKLQVSRNSDLIEAIAEEVKS
- the rpoZ gene encoding DNA-directed RNA polymerase subunit omega, giving the protein MIYPSIDTLIKKVDSKYTLVIAAAKRARMLNEDAPRLIDTKSIKDVSIALEEIAADKIGYDRIKKQGG
- the coaBC gene encoding bifunctional phosphopantothenoylcysteine decarboxylase/phosphopantothenate--cysteine ligase CoaBC — encoded protein: MLSDKTIILGVTGGIAAYKAAELCRLFVKAGANVRVVMTDSAKQFVTPLTFQTVSGNRVYDDLFTASQLYSVEHVGLAQNADLFVIAPATANCIGKAAAGIADDLLTTTVLAATCPVIFAPAMNTQMYENTITQQNIAKLIEAGYHFAEPEAGELACGDSGRGRMASPAAIFNQACALLGPKNKYQGLHMVVTAGPTQEPLDPVRYFTNHSSGKMGFAIARAAAEQGADVTLVSGPVNLTPPPGVELIRVTTAEEMYRAVMDAYPKADLVIKAAAVADYRPATVHGQKMKKGGEMAIPLVRNPDILAELGKKKENQILVGFAAETENLQENATGKLDRKNLDMIVANDLTMAGAGFKADTNIVRLYFRDGTEKELPLMTKDEVARQILHEATQLLTKQ